A stretch of DNA from Chelonoidis abingdonii isolate Lonesome George chromosome 8, CheloAbing_2.0, whole genome shotgun sequence:
TTGGGAGTTGTAAgtctggggcagccaatagagaGAGAGGTTGTTGTAAATACTAAGCTGGTGAAATATATCCCACTTCTGAGGTGGGTGCATTTTAGAAGAGGACAGCAGCCAGCTCACAGCAAGGAGTTGGAAAGGAAAGCCCTGGACAAGGATCCAGAGGGAAGCCTCTGCTCTTACAAATCATTCTATAGGGTATTTTAACACCTATGCAGAGCAGACAGGATCTGTGGTTTTAACGTCTCCACTCCTTCCAAACCTGAAACTTGCTCCAAAGCTGGAAACCATTTTATCTCAGCTAAGGCTGCTAGCAGTAGATAATTTGGGGTCATGAAAGAGGTAGGGAAACTAGATGTCCTTCTGATGTCTGTATTCCACTTTAAATGGCTCAATCCCAGACTGCAGCGGCATTTGTGTGTTTTGTCAGAGCTTTGTCCCTGAAGCAGTTGTGCGAAGGGTAAGGGAACGGCTATGAAATTATTACTCATCGGTGCACCCTACTTCTGAGGTTTCTCTGATGTGGTTTGGTTTTGGAGGAGCTTGAGATTTGGCTTTTGTGAACGGTGGTTTGTCTTTGAGTAAGTTAGTATAGCAATTGCGTCTTGCTGCACTAGCTGAGAAGACAGATTTGTAATGGAATTAATGATATACTTGTAAATATTTTCTGATTTCTGGTTGCTCTGTTTCTTCTGAGCAGGAATCTCCTCACCTGCTTTATTAATAGcaattggagattttaaaaatttagtaaactttcatcccaaaggacTTGACACATGGTCTGTAGGACAATGATTTCACTCCCTATtaacatgcagccacctctggagtgagtTACAGCAGCTACTTAATAGCTCACAATAAAACTTCAGGGAAGAATTGAAGAAAACAATATCCAGTTGAAATTACCAGAGGATTTTAGAACACAGAACTGGCATTTGGGCAGCCAGATGTTCTTTAACCATTAGCGGTCAGGGCCTCCTGTTTTTAAAttggggctggttgaaaattttcagttggAACTGGGTCTTTTTATGCAAAACTGAATCTTTGGctaaatttaaattttttggaaaaagtttcttctttccatggaaaattattattattattttaatcaaaaaaaCAGATGCCTGAAAATCACAATATTCCAATTCAGATGTGCTGCCACAATGCCCCATGGGAGTTGAAGTTCAGTTGCTTCATGGGACCATTCTTCTCCAAAGCCAGACTTCATCTCCCATCAGATGTAATgggccatctgtaaaatggggatatacCTTGCTTTGTCTATCTaggctgtaaactcttcagagcagcaACTGTCTGTTCCTACAtatctgtacagtgcccagcacaaaaTAGGACCTGGTCTTGATTAGAGACTCTAGGCTCTACTGAAAGATAAATAATACACAGCAATATCTGTTATCCTTTGCAATTTTAACCAAGGTGTTTTTTTGCCAATAGGTCCCTTGAAGTCCGCTATTTCACCTATGGAATCCTCTTTGGATGCggcagttcctttgctttccagCCCTCCTTGGTCATCCTCGGCCACTACTTCAAACGCCGTCTAGGCTTGGCGAATGGCATCGTGGCCGGAGGGAGCTGCCTCTTCTCAAtgtcccttcctttctttttgaAAACAATCGGGAGCACCATCGGGCTAGCTCACACTTTCCAAGTTCTCAGCGCCTTTATGTTCATCCAGATTCTCTTGTCTCTGACTTTCCGGCCCATCTTGCCACCATCTTGTGACTCTCACCATGATAGGCAAGACAAACTGGCCAGCCGGAACATGAAACAGCAGTGTGGGTCTCAGATGCGGAAGTATTTCAACATGAGGGTTTTCCGGAGACAGACGTACCGAATTTGGGCTTTTGGGATTGCGACAGCCGTCCTGGGATACTTTGTACCTTACGTGCATCTGGTGAGAATGTTTTAGGGGAGATAGAGGTGACTGCAtgaggggcgggaggggagaaTTCTTTTTATCTCTGTCTTTTTGCAGCAGGTCTCATCCTCAAGTGTAGGCCCTTGCCCCACCGCACATCTTGGCTGTGCTCTGAGTGCTCTTGATGGGCTCCAGTAGGAGTCTTATCTCCAGTACTCAGCAAGAGGGAGAATCACCACAATGTGGGAGAGACGcaaggaggtgaggggagagactaAGGATATGGCTACTTCCTAGAGATTCTAAGGTGGTGGGTGCCAGGCTGAAGGACCTTTTCACAGCTCAGACAGGTAGCTCGAGAGCCCCCTGAGCTATGAACAATCACACCCAAGCATGTTTCCAGCTAAAAAGTCCCATTGATTAAAGTGCTGTAACTGCATGTAGTGCTTCACAAAACCTCTGATGGTACatggcccctgctccaaagagcttccgTTCCACTGTAGGGAACTCCTAGTAGATGGCTCAGAATGGAGCAGGAGCTCAGGCCTAGGGAGCTATGGGGAGGCATTATGGGTGAGAAGAGTCAGCGCAGGGAGGCTTCAGGCAAGAAATGGGTTTTTACAGAGGAGTGGGAGGATGCTTGGCACATGTGAAGTGAGATGATTTTTCAAACGTGAGAGGGATGGGCCACGCTGAGAGCAGGGAGGTGAGAGGTAAAGGAGGACACAGGAATGGCTGGGGCTGCGGAGAGTCTTGATGATAAGAGGGTGGAGTGCGCTGAAGAAGCTTCTCTTTGAACAGAAATAGCGAGAGGCAGGAGCCAGCTTTGGGGGGGGTGTCACTAATGGAGCATTCTGATTGGCTGAGCCTCCCCATGGACTTCATCTGTATAGTAAGTTGTGGCAGGTAGGACAATTACCGCATACCACTGAAGTAGACTGCGGAGGCGTGAGGCTGAGGGACTTTAACCTCTTGAGTGCCTAGGTTAGAGCATTTGCTGCAGTTTGAGAATAGGTTACCAAACCGACCCCTCCGGCTCATGCAGAGAACCACGTAATGCATAACTTAGGGCCGTGCTGTTGCCTTTGTGGAATTGAAGCCATAACAAGCGGTGAGGGAAATAGGTCTGTGCAGTTACTGGATGTTACCGATAAGGTGGGCAATGGTGGTAGCCTGTTACGTAAGGGCTGCCATTCTGTTTGGTGCCCTACAGTGGATCTAGCATTATGCAGCCTTTCTCTAATACCAATTAATCCCTTGAGAGGAATTTTATACATGGTTATAATTAGTACCCAGAAATAGACATTCCTCTTAAAGATTCCTGTTTTAATGTTTGACAGTCCCAGCAACTCCATTTTTGGTGTGTGTAATTAATAAGTTTATTGAGGATTAATGTCCTTCTTTTCCTCCCTGAACCCTAGATAAAGTATGTGGAGGAGGAgtttaaggaaaacaaaaaggaatggATTCTCTTGGTTTGCCTTGGAGCCACATCAGGGCTTGGGCGTTTGGTTTCTGGCCGGATTGGTGACTGCATTCCTGGACTGAAAAAGATTTTCTTGCAGGTATGCTATGCCTAATCCTCACAAAAGTGCATGCTAAGAATGACAGTTTTACTACCATGGAATGATTTGTCCATACAAATATCAGTACTCTGCACTTAGCACCTTTCATCGAGGCATCTCAGAGTGATTTACAAACAATTAACCCTCCCAACACCTCAAGAGGTAGAGAAATATTATTAAATCAAAGTACAGAAGGGTTAGTTGAGGCATAGAGAAGTTATGTGATTTACTCGAGATCTTGCAGCACCTCTCTGAcagagctaggactagaactcaggaagTCCTGACTCTTAGTGTCTTTCCCTGACCACTAGACACACTGCCTTCCTCTCTGGATTTCATGTGCACACCATTGACATCATGTGGCTGATCCATCGGATAGCTCTTCTCAAGGCTTCGTAAAAGATCCTTCTCAAGGTTTGGGTGTAGTTGCTCTCCAAGGAAAAACAGAGGATCCCATGGCATCATTGAGTTGACAGTAGGGGGTAACACTGGTGTCCTATTCTGTATTCCTTATCATAAtttaaaaacccaacaaccctggTTCTGATAgtgaagggcttgtctacgtgtGGCAATGTGCACAACAGGGGTGTGATTGCTAAAGCACATTAACATGTTGAGCACTAATTGGTCTGTGTAGCCCCTGCTGGTGCTCACTTAAGGTCCTTGCAGCTCTTTAAAGTGGTACTGTCAGCAGGGTCTCTGACCCAATTCGTGCACAACACGTtcgtgtgctttagaaatcacacccaaTATTGTGCGTTACTGCACCATGGAGGCAAGCCTCGTGACTGACTGTGAGCTGCTGCCTTCATGGTACCTAGCTGTTTTTTGGGGATAACTAGAGTATGAGAGGCCCTACACAAAACTatattctcctctctctttcagtgtcaaattcagccctggtacAAAAGGAGCAACTCCCCTGGCTTCAAAGGAATTGCTCCCACTTATACTAGGGCAGAATCGAGCCCTTCTAAGCAGCCTGGTTAGAGTCACAAAataagttaggtgcctaaatcccagaaaCAGGCCCAAATGGGATTGACAAAACCCCGCTCAGGTGCTGCTGAACCctataggcacctaaactcacttggcatcTTAAATTTTGCAGTAAAAGTGCCCTGAGCGCTTATATTTCTGCCTCTGCATATGCATGTTGCAGCCCTAAGTCCCAGAGCAATGCACAGACTGGGGAGAGATAGGCATTCCTCCACGTGCAGAGCCCAATCCGGTGCACATGCACAGAGAccacctaccagatcaggcccctgTAGACAAGCTTGCACAAAACTGCTGGaaaatgggggaagaggagaaggacctccTTCTGAACTTCTGTGCCCAGTGGTTAGactactcacctgggatgtgggaaatgcTGGTTCAAGTTACTGTCTAAGGGGAGGAAGGACTTCAAACAGGGATCTTccatctctcaggtgagtgccctagccaaTGGGCTGAAAGTTATAAGGGTGGGGCTCCTCCCTCCCTACCCCAGTTTCTTGCAAAAACAGTGTAGGCAAAAACACCAAAAGAAGATTTGCAGCTGAGAATTCCAAGTAGAGAGAGGTGCCTCCTTGTAGTCTGAATTTAGGCACTAACTCCCTGAGGGGGGCGGGGCTTAGGCTACATCCTTTGCCTTGGTACCTCCCATTAGCTCGCTTAGGTGGAAAGCCACCTAGCTTACTGGCTTTTGAGAATCCTATTCCTAGGatcctaactcaggctttgtgaatcccagtgatattctaggcacctaaaagttaggcagaTCAATGCTGAgtgtagcactgtctacactccTTTGCAAATCTAGCCTCACACGTAATGTCAGGTAGATCTACAATGTGGGGCTAAAACACCTTTATTCCTTATTGCTCTGGTATAGGTGTGTTGCCTAATTTCTGTTAGGGCTTTAGCTTTTGGAGAAAGGAATACTACTCAGATTTTCTGCCTTTTATTTCTATAGTTTAGGCAGGAAAGGAAATACTAGTGTTTTATCTTTCAAACTAGATAGCTTTACCAAGACTAGAGGCTTGCATGCAGTTCCAAGAACCAGGAGGTCTAAATATTTATTCTTGCAGCTGTGGCAAAGATCCTACAGGCTGTAAAAAGGTAACCAAATACAATGGGCAGTAATTGCACCCTTTTAAAGTCACCTTACTGAGGGCGTATGTATTGTGTAATTTTATTAACACTTAATGGGTTTGCTAATATACTGGGCTTTTCTTCTCCTGCaagctttttttcctcttcattatttccACAAACGCTTCATTCTCTGTAGTTAAGTGTTCTCTTTAGGTTTCTGGGCCATGTTACCTCAAGCATGTGGCATATGGGAGGCAAAGTCAGAGCCAGATTTCCTAAGGTATTTAGACTCCTCCtactggcattttcaaaagcacctacgtGAGTCAAGCAACTTGCATAGATTTCAATGAAGTTAGGTGCTGAATCTGCtttggtgtttttgaaaatgctgTGAGGTGCCTACCtgcatttttaaagtgcctaaatgcctttggaaatctggccctgttgGATAAATAGTCAGTGTTCCAAGGCACAGGGCAAGTGGGATGCCTGGAAGCAACGTGTCAAGATTAGGAGAGTGGCAAGCAATTGAGCAATTCAGTTGGAAGCAAATATCTGGGGCAGTCAAGAAGGTGTGGCCATTCCGGAGAGTGTGTGAGGTCAGGAAGAGAGGCAGATTGCTTATTGGATGTAGTACTTGGCAAGGTCAGTCCAGACACTTGTAGCCAGAACGCTGGGGAGCTGGCAATGGTTTCCTGAATTATTTGCATAATTTCTCCAACAAGCTCTTTTTTCTCTTAAAAGGAAATGCTCTCAAGTCACCAAGGAAACTACAGGCTGGGACTATGGGGAATAATAATCTGCCTCTAATGTCCCTGCTGCCCTTGGACTTGCATTAGGAAGGCATGATTTTGTCGTCTGTCACAAGTGATCTTAATGATGTCTATACTTTGCCCCTTCAGGTTGCCTCCTTTATGCTTCTGGGCCTCATGTGCATGATGATTCCTCAGTGCCAAGCGTTTGAGGGGGTCATTGTCGTCTGCCTCTTTCTTGGACTTTGTGATGGATTCTTTATAACCATCATGGCCCCCATAGCCTTTGAACTGGTTGGACCCATGCAAGCTTCTCAAGCCATTGGCTATCTCCTGGGACTTATGGCCATTCCAATGACGGCTGGCCCACCAATAGCAGGTCAGTAACCATCAGAACGTAGGGCCCTAGGATTTAGTTAGAATTCTATCTTAAGTTTTTTGCGTTAAATTATTGGAAGGGTGATGTGGTGCTAGAGGAGTAGGGTTGTTACCTTCATCTGTTCTCATATTGTGTGATGCAATTTCTTACATTTATTTGATCCTGTATCCACTTTGACTTTGGCTGAAATACATCTACAATTAGCCCTTTTTTCCATTATTTGACTGCCAGCAGGTTTCCCTTCTGACAGCTGAATAATTGAAAAAATGAGCAGAGGATGATTCGTTTTCAAGGCAATTTAGTCAATTTTTTCAGGACAATGAATAACAAAATTGCCCAGAGTTAGTGAACATTCCAGTAACCTGGCAGAGAGCTGCACTTAAAGTTATGTAGGTGCCATTTATGATCTGCTCTCATATGAAATTTAGGGTTGGAGTTTTGCCTGATCAGCAAAGGATAAGGCCCTAAACTGAGTGAAATCTAAAGATATacacttgggccctgatcctggaaagaCTTTGACACATATTTAAGCATGAGAGTAGCCTCAAAGTTCTTAAAATTGAATGTGTATGTAAACCCTCTGCAGGACAGGCCCTTGAACAAGAAGAGCATCTGCAGTTGCGCTAGCTAAGCTAAAAAATTAAGGTTGTCAATCCATAGACAACTGGGCACAAACTGATCACCAGCTGTTTTCAGGAAGAAACTCTGGCTTTTGCAGACTTATAAGCTTTATAGCACTATTCATCAGAAGCATCCTGAACTGGGTCTATCACACACAGGATTAGGTGTCTTTCATTTATACAATTCCTATGTAGGAAGATTCCCAGCAACCCCTTCCTAGTGAGTTTCCAACAGCCCTAGAATGATGATGGCAGTAAATGCATCAATCTCAGAAGCGTGGCCATCTCAGAACTCACTAAACTAATAGAAGTGCAGAGTTATGCCTGGGTTTGGAGGGGTTAATTTGTAATTGGTATATGTCAGTAGCTGTTCATTTCTTCCCTAACCAAAAAACTCACTAAAACATGCATCAGCAAACCAAATATTACAGAGGAAGGAAGTTAAGAATGAACCAACTGCACTTCTAGATTGCCGTTACCCTCTTTGCTTATCACAATTGTTTGACAATCAAGTATTTAAGAAATTTATCTGAAATGTGTGCTTATTAAATACCTTGATTTTGTTTTTGGGGTGAATCTGAGTTTCTACATTCAGCTCTGATTTAAATAACAATTCACATTTGAGATTCTGATTCTTAAATTTCTTAGTATGAAAATGCCATTCTGATACAAATGTTTACATACCAGTGGGGAACTAAACATCAATATTGTTCCATGCTTTAAATATCAAATCCTTCTAAGTCTAATTTATGATGGAGTTGGAGAGAGACTTGAGTTGTCTCCTCTTTTGATTTAGGAAGCTTAGATTAGCCATCATACTGAAGCAACAACCCGTGTCCTTCTGTTTTTCAGGATACCTCCATGATTATTTTGGGAATTACTACCTAGCCTTTTACTTAGCTGGAGTTCCCCCAATTATTGGGGGCTTGGTCCTCTCTGTTGTTCCTCTGATCCATCAAAGAATGCTCAAGAAGCAGCAGATGGATTCTGGCAAAGACAAGATGTTGGTTTCAGAGACTGTCATGAACGGTGAGCTTCTTCCAGGCTGTCCTGCCACTGAGGCGCATGTATAAAGCCTTTCCCCATGCAGCCATCCACCCCCAGATACACACATACACGCTATCACCACCAGCATCTTCTCACTTGACTGAGCACAGGCCCTTTTCTAAAAGGAGCAGTACCCTCCCAGATTGCAGATGAGCAGCACCAAATACGTAAAGAAGAGAGGTCTCCTAGTTCCAAGCATGAGCTAATGGAGCTGTTTTTCAGGATGTTTTGATTTGAAActtgtgtctttcaccagcaCTTTTCTGAAGAGAATTCTCGCTAGAACTCTAACTCCGTTCCCCACTCTCAATTTTCTGTTTCTCACAGCAGTGGTTTACAGTTAATTAAATGCCTTTAAAACAGGCTGTATATGGAGCTTGTTAACCCGTTTGATTTTAGTttcagatccatcccatcacacAACGGTGTCAGTGCTGCTTGGATGATGCCTTGGAGTGGGATTCCATTCCATGCCACCTCAGTTTAATCTGCAATTAACAAATTTTCAGACTGTTTTTTGATCCCATGTGAAGGCAAAAGAAGTCCAGTGGGGGTAATCTTTGTATCTTTTGTGAGAGTGCTCTGTCTCTCCTTGTCCTTCAAAGAATCTATCTTTGAAGCTGTCAGCATGCTTTTATGGACCATCAGTTAATCTCGATAGAATGGTCTGCCAGTAGACTCGAATTCCTGCTATCCTTCCTTGCTGTCCCATGTTAATATACACCAAGAAGGGAACAGCCCCTTACTATCTAATCTTCTACCCAATTGGCTGAGGACAGTGAAGGTAAGTTAATGCATTGGCTACTTCAGATGCAAGTTTCACTGGTCTCAACACTCCTGTCTTTCCATCTGTTCTTGGAGTATGCTGCATTGCAGTGGAAGAATCCTTCTGACCACTTGCTGTGACTCGGTGTATCACTGGTCTCCACCAAAGGTTTAGGGCTTTGTATCACTGCAGGAAAAAGAGGGGGCTGATAAAACAGAAGGGCAGAAAAGGAAGTAAAAAAAGAATGATTGGCTTTGTGCAGCTACTATGAATGACCAGCTCTATACATTCAGGTTTTCTGCTCTGAAAGCCAGGAATCTGTACCATTTCCCAGTGGTTCAATCTGTCATTCATCTCAGATTTCTTGACCAGTAACTAAATTAGTATGCTTCCAAACCATCCATTGAGAGGGGAAGATTGTGCTGTAATCATTAAAATACTAAATTTTGGAAGGCAACAAAATTACTAGCATTGAATCCTCCAAGAGGAACAGTTAGTCGGAGCTGAGTCCTGATGTTTACACAAGTCAGTATTGGCCTGAGCCATTCCAGTTGGTTAACTCCTCttttagtattattttttttaattaagttgcAGTATGTGAGTTAGTTTTTGCTCAGAATTCTGAATCCCCTAGCGTATCTGTAGGGCTGTCAAAACATGTGCCGTGTGAGCAGAAGGTGAGCTCACACGTACCTGTTCTGTATTACTGAACAATAATCAGCATGTCAGTGTTACAGGAGCTGTGGGAAAAGACCGAACGTTTTTTAAAAACCACCTGGCTCCTTTTTAAAACTAAGAAATAGTCTGCTGCTCATGCAGGAGCCCTGCAGTGGACCAGAGTGAGAGGTGGTTtggggccacgtctagactacgcgccgtatcggtgtGTTAAAATAGATTGCtctgggattgatatatcgcgtctaatctagacgggatatattgatccctgagcgtgcttatatcgattccggaactccaccaaccccaacggagttccggaatcgacatggcgagccgcggacatcgatcccgcgcggtgaagacgggtgagtaaatcgattttagatattcgacttcagctatgttattcacatagctgaaattgcgtatctaaaatcgattttatcccgtagtgtagaccagccctgggaggggtggggattgTGCAGAGATCGGCAGTTGAGCTGGCTGGGTGTCCTAAGCGATTTGCATTGTGAGAGAGAAGCATTGTCTCTTAGTGCCACTGATGCAATATGTGGCTTTTATTCTCTGAACATTTGTGTGCTGCGAATGTCTCTGTGCTTGATGTAGGAAGAATAGGGTCAGCTATCCAGCTGGATCGTTGCAAATCCAAATCGCCTGCAAGGCCTTGGTGACCTCTGTCCTCCTAtgagccagcagagagagagcaagttCGGCAGAAATAGAGACCTCTGGGGTTGCACTGAATCTAGTTGATAGAATCAAAGACTTCAGTACATCTTGATCTCGGAGAGAaagcacaataaaaataaatacagcagaAGTGAATTCACGGCATAGAATGAAGGCAAAACTCAGCACTGCACAGAAGCTAGTTATCACCAGGGCAGGGGTGGCAAATACAATACAGGGCTGAAGAGAAAAGGAGCTTCCCTAGCTCCATGTTTATGAAACCAGTAAGCTGCTTGTTAACCAAGAGAAATGAGGTTCCCTGCGGATCTACCTCCAGTGGGAGCCCTGAATATCTGATAGGAAATCTGAGTCACAGATGATTTTTCAAGGTTTCTATATTGGTGATCAGTCAGTAGAGAGGGATATTGTTGGCCAAAAACAGAGAAATCTGGTCCTAGATGTGAAGTGATCATACATCTACAAACTATTTTTTACAAGccatgaacttttaaaaaaaaaaaaaaaaaaagctaccatTAAAAATGTTACAGGAAAAATTTACAGATGGACATACTATGGTAGCCTTTCTTTATTCTCATTGTGAGTGAAGAGGTCTGTAACCTTAAGACAAAACACTGAGCCATAGACTTATCTCCAGTCCGTGCCTACAAGTCCTGTTAACGTTCGCCTTGGTGGGAGTTTGGCATATGGATTGTGGGTTCAATATGCCCTTTTTGCTTTAACAGCATTGCCTGTATAAGCTAAGGTCTTGTGTTCTGATCTTTTGTAAATTTCAGTCCCTGTAATATCTGGAGAACTAAATGATATTTTGTAGCACTTACAACTTAACCCAAACAAGACgtgtgtctttttttcccctgtcctCAAAAGATATGCATGCTTTTCTGTCACCTTATTTACTGTTATTCGATTCACATGGTCTAACATACAAAATTTTCTAAACTGATTTCTTATTTTGTGATGTCTATGCCAGGAAGCAAGCGACACAGCAAGACTGGGCCCATATCAGAGCCTGGGGAGATTGCATCACCTGGATAGATGCTTGGTGGACAGGCTTGTACTTTATATCAGTGCCTTGATATGGGCCAGACTGTGATGCCCTTGTTCTACTAATAGTCCCATCGACTTCACACTGGGAATTTTTttattccattgaagtcaaagggaccaTTGGCAGAGTAAGAGCATCACAGTCTGATCATAAATCTCTTACGAGAAGAGGCGAAGAGGACTTTGCATTGCAAATCTCTTCATgtcttggggtgggagggaggcggtGTATGTATGTCCTGCAGGGGGGGGGGTATTGGGGTGTGTTGTGCGCGTGCGATGTCTCTGTTAGATGAGGGGTTTTTTTAGCTTATTCTCAATTTTGGGGCTTTGCTGTGAAGAGGTGGAAGggggtttaatttaaaaaagaggaaataacTGACTTGTAATAGTACAAGCAGTGCTGTCTCAACACCAGCTCTGAAACAGTAAACAGATGCATGTCAGGGTTCATAACTAATTGACTACACATACTGATATCAAACAATAAGGCACTCTGTGTTGTCTACAGATTAATTCTAAATAGTAATACTTTTCTAACTCCTAGGAGAGCAATTACAGATAAGTCCAGAATTGTCTCAGAATTGCATGCCCCAATACTCTTCTTACCTGTAAAGATTTCCCATTGAGCAATAATCCACTTTCTGAAAACTCTCAAAGCATGTGGGTTCTTATGTGCTAGAATATAACAGCACCATGAAATTATGATCCACTTCTTTAAAAAGGTTTTAGCTTTCTGTATCAGAGGTAGCTAGCGTTCTCTGCAAAGTAGATGAGGATTGCCATAGTGAAGATAAACAAACTTAGTTTAGCTAGATTTAGAGGGAAAGCGTGGGGGTTAGCAAACAGTAGTCTAACCTCAACATCTTTTCTGATTGTCGGCGTACTTTTAATCAATAAGTAAGGGACCAAATTCTTCTACAGGAAAgatgtttgtttgaaaaattagGGC
This window harbors:
- the SLC16A2 gene encoding monocarboxylate transporter 8 — its product is MEEDTAGGGEAGRKHQLAAAGGGGAGEPRDDRGSGAGGGEGMWDQLLDGLRSRDPRGSGGCSPCPSPSPSPAEMALHKQEQAVSEAKGPKAEEDGEAAGARGLQGAGLGFQPPEGGFGWIVVFAATWCNGSIFGIQNSFGILYVMLQSDLGGGEKDPTLEFKTALVGALAMGMIFFCSPIVSIFTDRIGCRTTAASGAAIAFIGLLSSSFTKSLEVRYFTYGILFGCGSSFAFQPSLVILGHYFKRRLGLANGIVAGGSCLFSMSLPFFLKTIGSTIGLAHTFQVLSAFMFIQILLSLTFRPILPPSCDSHHDRQDKLASRNMKQQCGSQMRKYFNMRVFRRQTYRIWAFGIATAVLGYFVPYVHLIKYVEEEFKENKKEWILLVCLGATSGLGRLVSGRIGDCIPGLKKIFLQVASFMLLGLMCMMIPQCQAFEGVIVVCLFLGLCDGFFITIMAPIAFELVGPMQASQAIGYLLGLMAIPMTAGPPIAGYLHDYFGNYYLAFYLAGVPPIIGGLVLSVVPLIHQRMLKKQQMDSGKDKMLVSETVMNGELLPGCPATEAHV